DNA from Streptomyces sp. NBC_01260:
CGACGGGCTGGGTGAAGGGCCAGGGCTACATCACTACGGTCAGCGTCGGCGACGCCGAGACGCGGTACCGGTTTGGCGAGGGTGTCCAGCTCTGTCTTCACACACTGACGTTGGACGCCCTCGCCCCATGCGTGCAGCCGGTCCCTGAAATCGATCAGTCGGCGGCGACCTCCGTGTTCTGGCAGGCGGTCAGCAACCAGCGGCCGTCATCATGCTTGGACATCACGTACAGCGGAGCCCCCTCTCTCTCGTCGCCCGGGGCCAGGTAGAGCTGCCGAACCTTGACCGCCGCGACGTCCGGGCGAATGAAGAACACGTGGACCACCTCGTAGGTGACCTTGCCGTCCCAGTTCGTCGCCGGGAGGACCTTGCGGGTGAACTCCGAGATCGCGCCGAGCCCTATGAGAACCTTGCCGCCGCCCGTCGTCCAGACCGCGTCGGGGTGGAAGAGGGCAAGGAACTCATCGGGGTTCTTGTGCTGCTGTGAGTGCTCGACGGTGGCTACGACCTGTCCGATGGCTTCGACGTCTGCGGCGTGCGCCGTGGATTCCGTGTTCATGTGAACCACGGTGCTGGCTCAAGCGCGGTTGAGGTCAAGAGGTGATCGGTCCAAGGTGCCGGCGGCGCGATTCGGCGGGGGCATCGGCTGAGGACGTGCACCCGGCGGCGCTATCGCCCGCGTCCGGCAGCGAATTCTCGCGCTGCGGGCCGTCATGTGGCGTAACGACCAGACCGACAACCCGTTCCGAGGGCCCGGCCGGGAACTCCCGGCTGCGCGGTGCCGGGACTCAGGCCGCCTCGTGCGGGACTTCCCCGGCCGGTGCGGGGCGGGCCGAGGTGCGGTGGGTGAGGGTGCAGGCGGCGGATCCCAGGGCGAAGCCGTAGACGGATACGAGGCCGTGGCCGTTGGACTGGGCGAACCAGATCGCCAGGCCGAGCGCGGGTACGGCGGCCGCGAGCAGGGTCTCCTTCAGGCTCTCCCGGTCGTGGCGGCGGCCGGTGCGCAGCGTGCGCAGGAGCAGGGCTGCGGACAGGGTCGCGGCGAGGAAGTACGTGGCGCCGGAGCTTCCGGCGAAGTTGCGGGGGTCGGTGCCGTGGCCGTTCTCGCCGGACAGGGCGTCGATGTACTCGGGCAGGAGAATGCCGGCGAGGAACAGGCCCAGCGTGAGCGGCGCGCCCCAGAACCAGTTGGCCAGGCCAGCGATGACGGCGAGGGTGGCGATGTTCCATGCTCCGCCGAGGGGGCCGCCGTTCTGCATGAAGGTCGCGGTGACGGTCCGCCACCAGCCGGACCTGGCGGGGTCGCTGTCGAGGGCGTCCATCGCACCGGACCAGCAGAGCTGGGTGATCACCCCGGCGAGGGCGACCGCGGTCAGTCCCACCGCCGCCCACGGGATGCGGCGCCCCCGCAGGGTGTCCTGGCCGACGAGGGCCAGTCCGCCGTTGAGCATCAACATCATCAGTGCCGCCGTGGTCACGTTGAACAGCAGTCCGCCCATCGTCACCACCCCCCTTCAAACGCTGTTTGATTCCCGTCGGTGATGACAGTAGGCGCGTCTCCGTCAATTTTCAAACGATGTTTGAAAGTCGGCTACAGTGGGTCTCATGAAGCTGAGCACAGACCGGATCATCGACGCCGGCATGGCGGTGTTCGCCGAAGCCGGCTACCACGGGTTGTCCATGCGGCAGGTGGCGAAGCGGCTCGACGTGCACGCCGGCAGCATGTACTACCACGTGCCCAACAAGAGCGCTCTGCTCCAGCTGATGGCCGACCGGCTGGCTCAGCAGGCCTACGACGCGGGCAGCGCCGCGCTGGCCGCACTGCCGGACGGGGCCGGGTGGCCGGAGCGGGTCGAGGCCCAGGCCGTCTCGCTCCGGCGGAGCCTGCTGAGGCATCCAGGCGGCGCGGTCATGTTCGCCGACAGTCCGAAGGTGCTCAGCACCGGAGCACTGTCCCTCATGGAGCGGCTGCTGCGGACGCTGAGGGACGCCGGTATCCAGGACGAGCACCTGGGCATCGCCGGCGACACGGTGTTCAGCCACATCACCGGGTACGTGCTCCAGGAACAGAGCGAGTCGCCCGCCATCGATGTCAGCGCCGAGGACGTCGCCGAACTCCACCGGCGCTTCCCGATGACCGTGGCCGCGGCGGCTGTCCACGGCCCGGACGAGAAGTTCGTCCGCAGCGTGCGCCTGCTCTGCGCCGGAATCCGGGCGGTCGGCGAGACAGGGCGTCCGTGACACCGCACCAACGGTGTGCCGTGACACCGCATCACTGTTGTGAGCAGCGCCCGGACCGTCGCTGACGGCACACCCCCGCCATGGACTACGGGCCAGCCCTGGGCTGCGGGCATGGACGGCAACGCATCGGGCAGCGCCTCCGGCGCCGAGGTTCCTCGCGGCGGAGGCCGGTCACCCTTCGGTGATCATGGCTGACGCGCTGTGGACAACCGGTGGCGGCTGTGGAGAATGGACTTCCTCATCCGGTCGTAGTGGGGGGTCATATGAGTGTGATGTCAATTGGCGGGTTAGCGCTCATAGTCGTCATAGTGGTGGCCTATTTTCTGCCGACCATTATCGCTTTCGCGCGAGGGGTGTCGAACAGTGGCTCCGTACTTGTGCTGAATCTGTTTCTGGGCTGGACCCTGGTTGGCTGGGTCGTGGCGCTGGCGATGGCGGCGCGCAGCAGTCAGCCGCGTCCGCGGATGTGAGTTGTCCGCCCTTCGGTGAATTCCCGTCGAGGTGACGGTTCGACAAAGCGTCAAGGCGTTTTCAGTATCAAGGCGTCAAGGCATCAAGACGGCAAGCGCCAATCCGTCCATTTCCATGAATCATGAACCGTGAACGTGGGTTGTGGGTTGGCTTCCGTGACGGTCCGCCGGCTCTCCGGCGGGCCGTTCTCGCGGCGCGGAGCGGCGCGGCGCGATGCCGCGCGATGCGATGCGAACCGGCCAAGTCGTGCGACGTGGCATGGCGGCCCCGGAGGCCGGATGCCACGGCCCGTCGCCACGCTGCGTGACGCCATCCGTGCAACCCGCCACGCACCGCCCTCTTTGTCCGCGGGGCGGGTCCCATCGACCCGGTGGCGTCTGCGAATTGGGACCTGGATTGGGCCCACGGGCCCGTGCCGTATCAGGCGCACCTCTCATAGCCTCCCTGCCCTAGGGCCATACGGGAGGACAAGCCATGCCGCGGACGAGGTATCGGGAGCCCATACCCAGCAACAGACGGGGTGACCGGGGTGCCACGGCGTTCGAGTACCTCGGCACCATTCTGGTCGTCGTCTCCCTTGTCGGCGGTATGGCGGTGGCCGGTCTGGGCGGGCAGATCAGCCACCGGATCCACTGCCTTGTCGCATCGATCGGCGGCGGCAGCGGCGGGTGCGACACGGGCAAGGGTACTGAGGCGGGCGGCGATCCCAACGCCGATTTCGAGCCCATCACTTGTGCGACGGTCACGAAGTCCGGTACGCAGGGCGGCAAGATAGGCGTCTCGTTCGAGACGCTCGGTATTGAGTTCGGCGGCGAATTCGGCTTCGAGGAAACGACGTCCAAGGCCAAGACCGACGTCAATAAAGACGGAAAGATCGACGGCAAGGACGAGCAGGTCTCGCTCACCTTCACGGATGCCGCCTCGGTGAAGGGTACGGAGAAGCCCAAGGCCCGCGTCAAGATCGGCGATGTGGGCAAGGACAAGGTCGAGATCGGTGCCGGTCTCACGGTAACCACGGGCGATACCTGGGTGTTCAACAGCCAGAAGGAAGCCGACCAGTTCCGCAAGGACCTCCAGGAGTACAAGAAGCTCAACCGGCTGAACAAGCTCTCCAATCTCAGCCCGGTCGTGGGCGGCGCCACCGAGGTCGCCAGCTGGTTCGGCAAGGGGCCGAGGGCCAAGGAGAGCCGCCTCAAGAAGAACATCGAGGACAAGCTCGGCAACAAGCACATCACCACCCAGAAGCTGAGCCTGGAGGTCGCCGCTCAGGCCGGGTTCCAGTTCGGCGCGGGGATGAACGCCCCGGACACGACCAACCCCGACGGCACGACCACCTCGGCCCCCAAGCCGGGCGCCACCATCGAGGCGGGCGTCAAGATCTCCGAGGCCCAGGAGGTCACCCTGACGCAGAACCACATCAACAACACCGACGCGTACACCTACCAGGCCAAGGCCACCGGTGGCGCGTACGCGAAGGGAGAGGCCGGACCGGCCAAGGCCGGTGCCGAGGCCAACGGCTCGGCGACGGGCGCCATCACCGTCACGGTCGACAGCAAGACCGGCAAGCTGAAGAGCATCACGATGACGCGGACCCTTGAGGGGAAGGCAGAGGCCAACGCCGGCCTCAAGGGGGACGTCAACGGCAACAAGAAGGGCGGCGGGACGACCACCCAGGTCGTCACGACCACGGTTCCGCTGGACGACAAGAACCTCTCCCCGGCGGAGTCCGACCGCATCAAGGCCCAGATGTTCTCCGGGCAGGGCATGAACAGTGCGTTCAACTACCTGTTCACCGGCACGCCGGTCCCGACCGAGGACCCCGGTACCGACGACCCGTTCGGCCACTACGCGTTCCAGCACGGCCAGGTCAGCAAGCAGGAGTACGACGGTTCCTCCTCGTCCGAGGAGATCGGTCTCGACGTCAATCTGGAGGTGGCGGGCATCAACGGCGCCTACACCAGCTCCGAGAGCGAGAAGAACCTGCAGAAGGCCGAGTTCCTGGGGGCTCCCGCCAACGGGCAGCGCTCCTTCGTCCCGTACAGCTACTGTGCGAACTGATCGATCAGTACTAGGAGACGTGATCATGACCTACCGTTCCCTCCGCCGGACGGTGCAGGCCGTCGCCGTCACGACCGCTGTCCTCACCGCCGGTCTGGCACTCTCCGGGTGCGGCTCGGAGGAGAAGGACGCACCGGCCGCGCCCAGCGGCTGGAAGGAGCTGTCGGGACCGACCGTGTCGCTCTCCTACCCGGCCGGTCTCACCGAGCAGGGCAAGGCGGAGCTCGGCAAGCTCAACGACGCCGCGGCTCTCCGTACCGAGGGCGACCGGCCCACGGTCAAGGTGTCGATCCAGAGCGGCTTCGCAAACGCCTCGAACGGGGACGACGCGGCCTCGGTCGGCAGGGCCCTCCTCATGGCGACCACCGAGGTGAAGGACACCAAGGACGCCGACATCAAGGGTGCGAAGGGCGCGAAGCGCATCGACTTCAGCTACACCGGTACGGGTGTGCCGCAGTCGCCCCCGAAGGGCGCCGAGGTCAACGGCGTGGTCATCACCGGCGTCGACTCCAAGGGCAAGATCTACTCCGTACGCATCGACGCCCAGGCGGGCAAGCTGAGCGACGCCGACCGGACGAAGATCGTCGACAGCATCGAGGTGAAGTAGTGCCCGAGCGCCGGCCGACGACGAAGAGGCAGTCGAATGCCCCGATCTGACGCATCCCGCGGGTACGCTCCCGCCCCCGCCGGTGACAGGCCCCGGCTGTTCGACCTGATGCTGCCCTGGGCCGCGGGCATCCTGGTGACCCTGATCACGGAGCTGGGCGTCGCGGTGGTCGTATGGGACTGGGTGGCGGGCGACGACCCGTCGAACGTGGCCTCGCCCGCCCGTACCATCCTGTTCCTGCACCTGCCGTCCGCTGTCTGCATCGCGCTCGGCACCTGGGCCGCCGCCGCGCTGCACCGTTCGCCCTCACGGGATTCGCGCGTACGGCACGGCCTCGCCGCGTTCGCGCCCGCCGTCGCCCTGCAACTGGTGATCTACGTGTCCCAGGGAGGCGACCTCACGGTCATCACCTTCCTGGTTCAGCTGGCGGTTCTGCTGGTGGGCTGTGCGGTGGGCTTCCTCGCCGACAGGCTGCGCAACGGCTAGAAGCAATCAAGGCAGGCTTCGACGGACCAAGGAATCCATGAACACGTCGTACGTACTGATCGGTGTGGTCGCCCTGGTGGCGCTCAGGTCCCTGGGGCGGACCGCCCAGCAGCTGCGCGGAGCGCGCTCCGGTGTCTCCGCGCCGGCGCGCTGCATCCGTGTGTACGAGCGCGACTCGGCGACCGGCTCGTCGAACGACCGGCGGGCCTGGCACGTCTTCGCGTTCACCGCGCAGAACGGTGAGTGGGTCGAGTTCCAGGACGGCGGCAACCGGCGCTTCATCGAGGGCGCGCGGGTCACGGTGCGATACGACCCCGCCGATCCGAAGCGCACCGCCACGCTGGCCGGCAGCCCGCGCGCGGCCCTGACCGAGGGGGTCGTCGCCCTGGTCCTGATGGGGCTCGTGCTGGTGATGTTCCTGACCGGCTTCCCGGAGAACCTGTTCTCCTGACGAGCACGGGAGGCACCAAGGCCTCCCGTGCTCGGCGTACCGCTCGTCCGGGGACGCTTCGCGCTATCCGTGCCGGCCGACCTCGTAGTCGCCCGCGGGCTGCTGGGTGATCACGTTCAGGCGGTTGAAGGCGTTGATGGCGGCGATGACAAGCACCAGGGCGGCGAGCTGGTCGTCGTCGTAGTGCTTGGCGGCGTTCGCCCAGACCTCGTCCGGGACGCCACCGGCCGCGTCGGCGATACGGGTGCCCTGCTCCGCCAGCTCCAGGGCGGCGCGCTCGGCGTCGGTGAAGACGGTGGCCTCCCGCCAGGCCGCGACCAGATTGAGGCGCAGCTGGGTCTCCCCGGCGTGCGCGGCCTCCTTCGTGTGCATGTCGAGGCATCCGGCGCAGCCGTTGATCTGGCTGGCGCGGAGCTTCACCAGCTCCTGCGTCGCGAGCGGCAGCGTGGACTCCGAGAGCGCGTTGCCGGCGGCGATGATGTGCTTGAGGGCCTTGGCCGCGACCGGGCTGTCGAAGGGATTCAAACGGGCGTTCATGGTGCACTCCCTTGCAGATTCTTGGTGCCTGTACCTCTTCGACGGACCAGCTCGGCGAGACGTAACACCATTCAATGTGACGCACATCTCTCTGTCGCGCTTGTGGTGCGGTCACTCACGGGGCCCGGCCCGGGGCAAGTGGCGTACCGCGCGGGAGGCCAGGGGGAGGGTGGCTGCGGCGGCGGAGACGATGCCGGCCGCCCCGGCGACGCGGTCCGGACTGGCCGCGCCGCCGGGCGCTGCTGGAACGGGACGTCAGCCACCGGGCGGGACTGCTGGCCGCCTACGGCTGGCCCCGCGCCCTCCAGCAGATGAACCGCCGCAGCGCCTGGGTCGGCGCGGACGCGATCCGCTTCAGCGACCAGCCCGGACCGGACCGCGTCGTCGGCGAGGACGGAATGCTGTTCGTGCCGGTCTGTGTGACGAGCGGCACCTGGCTCTCCGAGGAGCAGCCCGCCCGGTACGCCCCTGGTCTACCCGGCCCGCGCGTCCGCTGCCGCCGCCACCGGCCGGCCGGAGCCCGCCCACGCCCTGGAACGGCTGATCGGCACCGGCCGCGCCGCCGTGCTCCACGAGCTGGAACGCCCTGCCACCAGCACCGAACTCGCCCTCCACTTCAGCCAGTCGCTCGGCACCGTCGGAGGGCACCTGGCCGTCCTGCGCGACGCCGGCCTGATCTCCGGTACGAGAGTCGGCCGGCGTGTCGTCAACCGGCGCACCGGCGCCGGCGATCTCCTCGCCGGACGGCCCGCGCCCTGATCAGGGGCCGTGCGCGGCCGGGGTATTCCCACCGCCGGGTCCGCCGTCCGGCCCCTGAGGAGGATCGGGGAAAGATCCTCCCCTGGCACTAGGGAGTTTGTTTTGCCTACCCATTACTCTTGTCCCAAGGCCGCGCAGGGTGGCCATGGAGGAGTGAGATGAGGAGCAGCAACCCGGTCTTCTCGCGACGGGGCTTCAGCCGCGACAACGGTTACGCGAACTTCAACGCGGCACCGCAGGCCGGGGCCCCAGTAGCGGGTGCCAACCCATACGCCACCAACCCCTACGCCCAGCCGGACGCCCAGTACGGCGCCCCGCAGGCGCCGGCGCGTTCCGGTGTGATGACGATCGACGACGTCGTCACCCGTACGGCGCTGACGCTGGGCACGGTCGTGGCCGGTGCCGCCGTCGCCTGGGCTCTGCTCCCGGTCGACGAGGCCAACCTCAACAAGTCGTACGGCATCGCGATCGGCGCCGCGCTGATCGCCTTCGTGCTGTCGCTCGTCCAGTCCTTCAAGCGCACCCCGGTCCCCGCGCTGATCATCGCGTACGCGGCCTTCGAGGGCGTGTTCCTCGGGGTCATCTCCAGCGCGGTCAGCACGTACATCGGACCGGGCGTCGTGATGCAGGCGGTGATGGGCACCATGTGTGTCTTCGCCGGTGTGCTGTTCGCGTACAAGATGCGCTGGATCCGCGTCACCCGCCGGTTCTACGGCTTCGTGATGGCGGCCGCCATGGGCTTCATGCTCCTGATGGTGGTCAACCTGCTGTTCGCCGCCTTCGGCGGCGGTGACGGCCTCGGCTTCCGCAGCGGCGGCCTCGGCATCCTCTTCGGTGTCATCGGCATCGTCCTCGGCGCGTGCTTCCTGGCCCTGGACTTCAAGCAGGTCGAGGACGGCATCGCGTACGGCGCCCCCCGCGAGGAGTCCTGGCT
Protein-coding regions in this window:
- a CDS encoding Bax inhibitor-1/YccA family protein; its protein translation is MRSSNPVFSRRGFSRDNGYANFNAAPQAGAPVAGANPYATNPYAQPDAQYGAPQAPARSGVMTIDDVVTRTALTLGTVVAGAAVAWALLPVDEANLNKSYGIAIGAALIAFVLSLVQSFKRTPVPALIIAYAAFEGVFLGVISSAVSTYIGPGVVMQAVMGTMCVFAGVLFAYKMRWIRVTRRFYGFVMAAAMGFMLLMVVNLLFAAFGGGDGLGFRSGGLGILFGVIGIVLGACFLALDFKQVEDGIAYGAPREESWLAAFGLTMTLVWIYLEMLRLLSILSGDD
- a CDS encoding ArsR family transcriptional regulator yields the protein MLHELERPATSTELALHFSQSLGTVGGHLAVLRDAGLISGTRVGRRVVNRRTGAGDLLAGRPAP
- a CDS encoding DUF3592 domain-containing protein, encoding MNTSYVLIGVVALVALRSLGRTAQQLRGARSGVSAPARCIRVYERDSATGSSNDRRAWHVFAFTAQNGEWVEFQDGGNRRFIEGARVTVRYDPADPKRTATLAGSPRAALTEGVVALVLMGLVLVMFLTGFPENLFS
- a CDS encoding carboxymuconolactone decarboxylase family protein, with product MNARLNPFDSPVAAKALKHIIAAGNALSESTLPLATQELVKLRASQINGCAGCLDMHTKEAAHAGETQLRLNLVAAWREATVFTDAERAALELAEQGTRIADAAGGVPDEVWANAAKHYDDDQLAALVLVIAAINAFNRLNVITQQPAGDYEVGRHG
- a CDS encoding SgcJ/EcaC family oxidoreductase → MNTESTAHAADVEAIGQVVATVEHSQQHKNPDEFLALFHPDAVWTTGGGKVLIGLGAISEFTRKVLPATNWDGKVTYEVVHVFFIRPDVAAVKVRQLYLAPGDEREGAPLYVMSKHDDGRWLLTACQNTEVAAD
- a CDS encoding superinfection immunity protein, with amino-acid sequence MAYFLPTIIAFARGVSNSGSVLVLNLFLGWTLVGWVVALAMAARSSQPRPRM
- a CDS encoding TetR/AcrR family transcriptional regulator; this encodes MKLSTDRIIDAGMAVFAEAGYHGLSMRQVAKRLDVHAGSMYYHVPNKSALLQLMADRLAQQAYDAGSAALAALPDGAGWPERVEAQAVSLRRSLLRHPGGAVMFADSPKVLSTGALSLMERLLRTLRDAGIQDEHLGIAGDTVFSHITGYVLQEQSESPAIDVSAEDVAELHRRFPMTVAAAAVHGPDEKFVRSVRLLCAGIRAVGETGRP